The Hemiscyllium ocellatum isolate sHemOce1 chromosome 4, sHemOce1.pat.X.cur, whole genome shotgun sequence genomic interval ttaccagatctgctgaatgtctccagcactttctattttttgttttatGTAAAGGCTAATTGCAGCAACTGCTGTTGTCCTGGTTTATGGATACAGGTACATTCACTGtgctgttccaggattttgacccagtaacaataAATGAATGGCGACTTTGTTCAGGATAATGAGAGATTTGGAGGGAGCTTGTAGGTTGTGGTGTTCACATCTGTCTACTgtctttgttcttctagatggggAGTTTGTGGGAGTAAAAGATGCAAATGAAGGAGCAACAACAAATCAAGTGGTGTGCTTAATGACTACTGGGAACTGCCGATCTTGCTTCAACACTTAATATCAACAATAATACTTAGGTTTTCTCACCTTAAATGTCATCCCAAACCAGAATGTTACAATCTGGTCTTTGTTGAGTTGTGCCCACACATATACCACCGTCAAAACAAGGGGGACAAACAGAAtctgtcaaaaagaaaaagggaaaGCAATACTTTCCATTTATTTATCCTTAACCATAATACTACCCACATAATATACCCCACccaattttagatttttttttggttctctagagtgtggaaacaggcccttcagcccaacaagtccacaccgaccctttgaagagtaaaccatccagaccctttatttacccctgactaataccccACAAAGCAATTTTATTTAAGAAGCAACTCATTCTCCCTCACTGAATAATTCTCAAATTAAAAcaggaatttttttctctctcttgtcaATCTATAAACACCACTCCTTAATACTGACATACAAGTTTGACACAGTAGCTTGGTTTCATTACTGCAACCAGGGGGTACACCGACATTCTAGCTGTTTTGCATTTAGAATAGCCAGGGTCTCAGGAAAACAGTAAAGTCTCAGACATTCCTTCAAATTAACAACCACTCTTCaggaggggcaggaggagggggCAAAAGGAAGTCCCAAATTCTTCACCTGCTCAATCAGATTAATAAAAAAACTGTACGTaggaatatttttctttaaaagaaaccCATAATATACAGTACCAGGCTGCAGATAAAACTACAATTTTAGTACGCCACTTAATATCTTTTCAATGGATACGAACTAAAGGTGCAGTCCACATTTTTACCAAATGTCTCAAGATATTCTATAATAAAAGAAACAGGAGCAAAGGGGAAAAACCTTTACTCATATTATGCTTTTAACCATAACTTGCAGCCAAAGGTTCAGCCCTCAATGGAGAAACAGCTGAGGTAGATACAATGGAATGGAGTCACAAACTCGCCAATTATCCAATGCTAAACATAATCAAACTTTTCTTTTACACCAATGTAGTCCCAAATGCTATTTACTTTTCCGATCTCATGTTTAATTTGCTCACCAATACAGCATTTCAAAGTGGAGGATGACTGTCAGttacttttgttttaaattacagTTTACCACCAATCTCCCTCTACTTGCCCAAAATGGAACATTAGGTGTGGTCATGCACAGAGTATAATGGCAACTTTCCCATCATCTTCACAATGAACACCAAGATTTCCGTGAAGTGGAACAGCCTCCTCCTACATACTTACAAgcattcccatggttaatccaacgATCTGTTACATTGTtgatcagggaaaaaaaaatgacgtCCATTCCTTTTAAGTTAGCAACAGGGGCTTCTTTAAGTGTACACATCCCAATGATTTAATATTGCAAAACGGCCAGGAAGAAAAGGAACATTGTGCAGACTTGTGCATTTCCCAGTCCATCGTAAGTACAAGCCCCTCCTTCAAAGCCTAGCAATTGGTACATGCCCTTCTTTCAAGGCCCAGCAAGTTGCATAAACTCTTCTTTCAAAGTCTATAACTGTAACacctctattcaagaaaggagagagaCAAGCAGCAGGAAACTAtaagccagttagcttaatattTGTCCAGGGAAATTTAGCTTGATTGTATTACGATTTTCTAAATTTCCTGctaagtcaacatggcttcatgaaagggaaatgggATTTGACACATTACAATTCTTTTAAGATGTAACAAGCAGGTTGAACTAAAAGGCATCAGCAGATATAGtacatttggatttccaaagcGCATTCCATAAGGTGCCATTAAATGTTATGTTGTAACATAAAATATACTTTTGGGAGTGATATATTAGCACTGACAGATAGGTGGTTAACCTGAATGATGAGACCAActatactgtagccaaattttcagatgatacaaGGATTGGGAGGAAAACAAGTCATGTCtgcaaagggagagagacagttcAAAGTATTAGGCAAAAGATTGGCAGAGGGGACATTATAATGATCGAGGTCATCCACTTCACCAggaataacaaaaaaaagtagAATACAAATAATCAGAAAAGCAAATGAGGGGTGACCATTATTGCAAGGGGTGGAGTATAAAAACAGAGAAATCTTGCTATAAGGTGCAAGGCATTGCCATGATCTGTATTTGTATCGCAGCAGTTCAGGGAAGACTCACTAGGCACACTGGTGGGATGAAGAAGTTGTCTCAACAAAAAAATTGTTCAAGTTGGGCCTAAACTCATATGGAAGAGTTTAAGGGAATATGACAGGATACAGGTTGAGATGTTTCCTCCCATAGGGAAATCTAGAACTCAATGACAGTTTAAATATAAGGGGTTTCCTTTTGAAGATAGAGATGAGAAGGGATTTGTTATCGAAGAGGATCTTTAGTGTTCTCTTCACAAACTAACAGTGGTGGCTgggcattgaatatattcaagaccaAGTAAAACAGATTTTTGATCTAAGTAGTCAAGCTGTATAGAGGTCAAACAAGTAAGTGGAATTGGGGGTACATAATTTtactgaatggaggagcagactcaatgtgataatgatcaacACCTAcacctatttcttatgatcaAAGTGATTCAGTGCAGGACTATGAGTATAGTCATATCTCCTCCAATACCTGCCTTATGCTTTTAGCACGTATGCGAACTGAGAAAAATGAATAGGGATAAATGGGTCCTTATCCAAGTGCAGGCAATGAGTACCACAGGGGCTCAGTGATTGGACTCCAGCTTTTCACGACATATTGTCATAATTTAGACGAGGGAAcgaaatgtaatatttccaaattttcaaATGAGACAAAGCTCAGCCCAATTTCAGCCTACTTTCACTATATATCAATCAGGAGCTGATCGCCTCGTACTTCCATGAGCATGGGAGGCCCCAGCTTACTCAAAACAGAGCTAACAGAGTTTTAACCAGGGCTCTTCTCGTCTGTGTTCCTTATTACTGctgtcagctgtggctcaatTGCCCTCGCCTCTTGAAGGAAGTGTACATTCAAGACCCCCCCTCAGGAGACCTGAGGCTAAGAAACTTTAGGCTGACAATCCAGCAAGGGAACACAGCACCTTCAGACATGCTGTCTTTCAGAAGTGATGTTAAACCCCTCTCACCAACTCACAAAAGATTTTGTAGTATTGTTTTGAAGAGCTGGCGAGATTTCCCCAGTGTTTTGACCAATAATCATCCCTCTTTCAATATCATTAGAAACAAGCGATCTGGTCACTGTAGTATTGCTGTGTGGGGGACTTTGCTGTGTGTCTTTTATTACAATTGAATACTTCAAAAAATACTTCAATGACCATAGGGTGTAGTAAGATATATTTAGGGATAGAAATGCAATATTTTCAACATTGCTTCACAAAAAGGATACCACCGTGCAAATCCAGTTGAAAAACAACATGAATATATAATCTGCTGTTCTCCCATCAAAGAAAcctataattaaaaaaaacaagtattATATTGCAGAGTCAGTTAGGTGTTTTAAGAATGACAGTAAAATTCATTGCATATTTCATTGGATATATCACAAGGCACTCAATTCTGCTATCTCTTCCTGAAACCAGGTCAAAACTTACTCTCTAAAGTAGTTATTGAGGAAGTAACATGTACCATCATTAATTACAAGGACAGGAAACTTGGTTAAAAGAATACTTTACTGAGATCGTCAGGTGAActgcccacaccccctcccaagTGTTACGAACTCTGATTCTTTTGCCACTTCCCCCAAGCCAACCCTTATCTCTGCCAAAGGAATAACTGCTTAAAGTGTCTGCCAGTGTGGGACTCTCTCAGAATGTCCAGTGACAGGGTCGGACAGAGTTAGCATGGTAAATATGTAAgatagctcgctgagctggaagctttgtttccagacatttcgtcaccatgacttGGTCACATCATCAGGGAGAGTCTCTGGTAAAACACTGGCGGTATGtccccacctctctatttataggtcttggtttcttaagctgggtgatgtcatttctggttcttttttttaaaaaaagaggaaaatcACGCTAGGCAAATCTGCTGGGAGCTTTCAAGGATGTAACTTGCAAAGTTGATAAGCCAGTGGATGTGGACTTTCAAATGGTTTCTGATAAGGTCCCATATAAGAAACTGGCATGCATAATTAAAGCAGATATCACCTGGGTGTAGTGCACTgacatggatacagaactggttggcagacagaaaATAAAGTGTAGGAATAAATAGCACTTTTTTCCAAGTGATAAGCAGTGACTAGTCAGATACCACAGGGATTAGTGTTTGTCACAATACATATtcagatgagggaactaaatgtgaTATTTCCAAGTATGCAGACCACATAAAgcactgtgtgtgttgtgtgtggtgtgtatatatacacacgcGCGCATGCAAGCTTtgaggaggatacagagatgcttcagtgtgatttggaaacattaagtgagtgggcaagtgcatggcagatgaaatgtaacaTGGATAAACAGGAGGTTATTgattttggtagcaaaaacaagaAAGCAGATGAATATCTAATGGCAATAGGTTGAGAAAAGGTGGGGTGCAGCAAGACATGCATGTCCTCATAcaacagtcactgaaagtaagcatgcagatacagcaggcggTGAAGGTAGCAAGTGGAACGCTGGCTTTTACAGCAAGAAGATTTGACCACAGGAGCAGGGATGATAGCATAGGGgcttggtgaaaccacacctaGCATACTGAGTAGCTTAGGTCTTCTTGTCTGAGGAAGATCTCCTTGTTCTGGCTACAGAGGGAGTGCAAAGGTTTGCCAGACTGATTATTGGAACAGCAAGACTGACACATGAATACATGCTCAATCAGTTATAACtaaattcaatggagtttagaagaatgaacatAGGGGAACTTCATAGAAATCTACAAAATTCTAAGattataaagggatcttgatgaaatgggttcaatctgaataaatgaggTATtaacattttggtacaacaaacaattaATGATAGGTCCTTGGCCTTATAGAACAGAGGGATATagtggttcaggtacataattctttgaagtttgtgccacatatagacaggatggttaaaaaggcatttgacacgcttgccttcattgctcggtcctttgagtataggagttttgaggttgtacaggacattgacgaggccttttctggaacgttgtgtccacttctggtcacccagttataggaaggatattagatggttcagaagagatttaccaggaggttgccaGGTATGAAAGGCTtgggttataaagaaaggctgaataggctgggactttttccactgaaGTGTGGGaagttgagaggcaaccttacagaagtttataaaataataagaggtttccatacccggcaacatcctagtaaatctcttctgaatcctctccagcttaataatgtcattcctataactgggcgaccagaactggacacagtattccagaagaggcttcaccataGTTGACTTTTCTCTAGGATTGGGAATTTCAAGATAAGGGCATACATTTTAAGGTAAAAGGagggagattttaaaaaacacacatggtgcaattttttttaacatagagGGTTGTTTcgtgtggaatgaatgtcctgaggaagtggtggacatagGTACAATTTCAAcgtttaaaaggcgtttggataagtacacgagTAGGAATGTTTGGATGGATAAGGGCCAGCAGCAGGCAAGTAGGGCTAATTTAATTTAGAACTATGCTCAGTAAGGGCTAGCTGgtccgaagagtctgtttctgtgctgtgggactctatgactctaagatcatGATTTTCAATCTTCAGCAAGAACCTAATTTCAACTTCCATTCTGGAGATTGTGAAAATACTGCATTTAGGGTTTTCAGGATTTGACGGATTGCACCAAGGTTAATTtgggcttatgaccgaaatgtcgactctcctcctGGGATGtgcctgaccagctgagcttttccagcgccacactttttaactctgatctccagcacctgcagtcctcactttctcctagtgcaaACACAGTAGGCTATCTATCTAACACAATAATGCTTTATACTAGATTGCGTATCTCTTTCCCATGCTTGTGCAACTAAAAATGTTTCTGAAACTAAAGTTTAATGTTTACTCTTTAACATAATTCAAGCTTGTGAGCAAAAACATTTGTGcccaaaatgtatttttaaaaagttttttaaaaatatcaataatTGTAACAAAGTAATTATTTATTTCACACAAACTCCTGGATtagtattttcatttttttttaaatacaagaTTCTTGAAAAGAAAAGCGCTGAAAGGTTTGGTGCATCAAATGGTTGCAGTGCAAAGACAGGAGTAGAAACCAACCTCTTTCCAAGCTTGAGGAATATGAATACAGGAAATACAGCTGAATCAAATAATGGAATCCCATTGGGTAAAACAGGCTTGCAGTTATTGGCCTCCATATCTGTGTATGCAAAAAAGTAATATTGGTTGCTCATTAGCCTCACATACACCAGCAGTACAGTGAAAATCAAACACATTTTGATTACTACTTGAATCAAAACCAATTTTATTTCTAGCATACAGTACCTGCCATCAAAACCGGTCATACTGCTTCTGTCACATTTTGAAAAATGGATGAATGTATTATTTTGCAATGCACAGTATATTCACAATATTGTTAAACAAACAGTattggcagcacggtggttcagtggttagcactgctgcctcacagcgccagggccctgggttcaattcctgcctcgggcaattgtctgtgtggagtttgcacattctccccacgtctgcgcaggtttcctccggatgctccagttatcacccacagtccaaaggtgtgcatgctacatgaattgaccacgctaaattgtccgtagtgttaagtgcattagttaggggtgactgtaggagaatgggtcagtgtggacttgttaggtcgaagggtctgtctccacactgtagtgattctaatctaatctaaaaaacaaagTAGCAAGAAATTCAAACTGACATCAACAAATCTTTCATGCAATCATTGCTACAGAACTCTCCTTGTGACAATGATTTATAcaaagaatgattttttttttgttcacattACAATGTTGAATTCTCCCTTTTCGTCCTTCCAAATAGATGCACCTTGCATTTAGACAGCAGCTATCACAATCCTAGAATGTCATCTCAGTCAGTCAATTCTTCATTTTTGAAGCATCATCACTTGCAATGCAAGAAATGTGGTAACCAATTTGCAGATTTCCAACCAATGATGACGACAGTGGGTAATGTTATTGCACATGTCACCCAAAACAAGACAATGAAATTAATCATCACCGTTGCTTTTCTGCACATCACATGTTTCTTGTCCCATCTAGGGAGGTATATTGCTCACAAATACAGCCTTAAAACTTGCCCTGGAgtcctagccaatatttatccctcaaatcaACACCACTGAAGCAGTTTCACTGGTACTGCTGTTTGTGGCTGCTGCAAGATGCCAACTTATCCACAGCATATTCAGCATTATGACAGTgccaacatttcaaaagtacttaattggctgaaAAAGTACTTTGGAGCATTCTAATgtcatgaaaggtgctaaatAAATACAAGGTTTTTTAAGCAGAGAAATTTGAGATGAAAAGACTGGTGTGCATGCAGACCATTTAATTAAAATCTGTAGAGATTttgctttcaatttcagattgtAATAAGTGAATATAAATTCCACCTACttctgtgggatttgaaccagagtCCCTGAAATATTATCACAGGCCTCTGGAATACTGGTACAGTTATTTAATGCTGCTACTATTTCCCAAAGTGTTGAAAGAGAGCATGATATAGCAAActttaatttggagatgccggtgttggactggggtgtacaaagttaaaaatcacacaacaccaggttatagtcccacaggtttaattggaagcacatgagctttcagagcagcgctccttcatcaggtggtaataGAGGGCTCAAcactaacacagaatttatagcaaaaatttacagtgtgatgtaactgaaattatacattgaaaaattgattgtctgttaagcctttcatctgttagaattccatgacagtttcacttctttcatgtgtaaatcacaaaacctttttttaaaaaggttgcattctcaggttagctgttaacaatggtgatagcagATCTGAGCAGATCTGGTGCACACGTAGGTCTTGTCCATAGAGGatagctgttttaatatgttttgggtggaagctggagaagtgtagcattgtgaggttgtctgtgggtttgcggtagagtgtggtgctgaggtgtccatcctcgATGGAGATGCATGCGTCCAAGAATGAGGCAGATagttgagagtagtccatggtgagtttgatggtgggatgaaacttgttgatgtcactgtgtagttttaatcagtgaatcctcgccatgggtccagaggaagaaaatgccatcaatgtacctggtgtataatgttggttggagatcctgtgcataaaaatgttggcatattggggtgcaaatttggtccccatggctgttccatgtgtctggatgaagaattggttgtcaaaggtgaagacgttgtgatcaaggataaagcggctgagttgtaggatggtgtttggagatgggcagtgttggtgttgagtactgaggctgttgccgcgatgccatcattgtgggggatgctggtgagAGTGcagaaacatccattgtgatggGGAATATTCCCAGTTCGaatggtccgtgggtgctgagtttctgtaagaaatccgtagtatcacaacagaagctggagatcccttGTACattaggtttcaagatgccttctacatagccagagagattctcacatagggtcccactgcccgacacgatgggacgtcctggtgtgttggcttattatacctttggaaggcagtagaagtcgtcTACACGAACAGTATGTGGGATCAGGCCaggtagggaactctgaaggactggatccaaagttctgatcagtgtgtttacTTCATGGGTgcgttctttggtcggatcagctggtagttgcctgtagtgttcctggttgttcagttgtctgtacacttccttgcagtaatctgttctattctgaatgacaatgatTCCTCCttcatctgctggtttgatgacaatgttgtgattgattttgagagcctggatggcattgcattATGAATGGATGATGTTTTGCACTACCTTGTGGGTATGGCTGGTGAatcccacactcacatgcaccccctcacagacgtaagacactctgcactcactatacacacacatacactttctcacactcaaccccaacccagacagacacacacacacacaaaacagacacagacccacatgcacacgttgtattttgtggggtgaatttctacttgcagagttacattgtactttgctcaaaaactgcatgcattcacgtagaactccgttatctcactttttggattagaatcaatcatggcatagacagtgaacacagggggctaacaccttcaacatattgtctagctatcaccattgttaacagctaacctgagaatgcaacctttttaaaagaaggttttgtgatttacacatgaaagaagtgaaactgtcatggaattctaacaggtgaaaggcttaacagacaatcaatttttcaatatataatttcagttacatcacacgtaaatttttgctataaattctgtgtgttaggattgagccctccactatcacctgatgaaggagcaacgctccgaaagctaatgtgcttccaactaaacccattggactataacctagtgttatgcgatttttaacttcatagcaAACTATTATCCttattgattaatatgcaaattcaAACAGTTATATTTACATATTTAAATGTATTCATAGAAATGTAAATATGCTTACACATCAATACTTGGATGAAAAATTATATCTACTCCTACACAGTTGATAGAGACACCGTTTTAATTAAATCGCAAATATTTTACAATACAGTACTTTATGAGTGATCTGGAAGATGCGAAGTACTCCTCCTTCTTCTGTACTCAAACTTCACTTTATAAACTGAAAAATCATTGTTTGCCCTGGGCTTTAATATCATCATAATCATCACAAGTGGCAATTTATCATTGAAAAGCATAATAAAACATCCTAAAGTACTTCACAGGACTGTTGTTTGACAAAAATTTGATACAATGgcaggtgatcaaaagcttggtcaaagtagCAGATCTTCAGGAATAATTGAAGATTAATTTGGATTTATATGTTTAATGTCAATAGGGAGCAAGGGAGAAGTATTACAAAGTGGGGATCTTCAACATCCTGCACCAGATGGGTTGGATCTGATCTTGACCCCATAATTCTAAGGCATTCTCAAACTGAGGTACACAGAGACCTTCTAAGGGTCTGCAAATGATGGAGATGGGAGCAGGTTGTGATTAGTGAGTGCAGGTTGAGATGGTCACCTTGCTTCAGAGGACCTGCATATAAGGTGGGGCACAGTGGTGGTCAAGATCATTAGGGTGAGCTGCAATCACCAATCATGCAGGTAAACACAGCCTTACTCAAGAAGAGGGCTTTCAAAAAAAATGGTAAATATACTCTTCTCTACAAGCAGTCCATTGGAATTAAGGCTGACTTGCTTCCACTCAGTTCGACAAGCTCTGAGATGGCTGATAAGACAACTCTTGATcagcattgactctgctttctctcacaggtgctcccagacctgctgagcttttcccagTAATTTGGCATTCCTGGGTttgcagagtcaacatttccagTTCAGGGACCCTTCTTCAGTATTATGAACAGCAGTGCAGTTGGCCTTTGAAGGGTTGGGTAGATACAAATTATTTATCCTACAAACATCTTAACTTGCCAAACATTATACAAAACTCGTCAGCGACAAGCAGGCAAATCCATCCCGATGGCTACAGTTAAAAACATTGTGAAAAACTCTCACATTACACAGTTTAATGATTTATCCGAGACTGTTAATCCAGTTGAAAAGGGAGCCCTTCGACCTCAAGAGGATAGAGAATCTCTAGCACAAGGCAGAGGGCAGCCTAGCTGGAGTGACACTCTCTGATGGGAGTTGTGGCCCTACCTGAAAGTTGTTGAAGAAAGGTTCGGcccacagtaccagggtcctggCGCTCACTATACTGAGCCTCTCCAGGACAGGAAAGATCACGCTGCCCGTGAACCAGTACCTGGTAACCAAGGGGATGCTGCGGTACCACTCGCCCAGGCCACTGTCCGCCATCCTAACCCGGAGCGAGGGGAGGAAACCAGCCGGTAAAaccttcccccttctctctctctctctgcaccttccccGGACACAGAGCAACAAACGCCACACTCCCAACTCTCCGCTGACTAACCTGACAGCCCAAGGGCTGCTGGGAAAACCGGCACGCACTTCCAGTGACGTGGCTGCACCACGAGCCTCCAGCTCACTGCTTCCGGGTGACTGAGCAATCAGCTGCTCTGGATTGTTACACTGAGTCTACACAGCAGCAGGGTGTTCAGCATGTATCTCAAACCTCTTACGTTTGCAAAGTTTCTGTTAGCAGGTTTTGTATATATAgagatagattttttaaaaaagctatacTCACAGATTTGGAggttccagtgttggactggggtgtatgaagttaaaaatcacaccacaccaggttgtagtctaacatatttatttgtaagcactagctctcgaagcgctgctccttcatccacctgaatgaataaacctgttggactacaacctggtgtggtgtgaattttaactttatacacaCAGAGAAGCGGGAATAGCCATTTGACCCCAcaagcatgctctgccattcaatatgaccatggctgatgattcagctcaataccctaatcccGCCCACTACTCATATCTCCCTTTAACTACAAGAgttacctccttcttgaaaacacaatgtcttggcctcaaccactttctgtggcagtgaatccgACAGGCCCTCTGCTCCATGGgtgaagcaatttctcctcatctcggtcctaaaAGGTCAACCCTTCatccttaaactatgactcctggttctggactctcccaccataGGGCACATTCTTCCTacatctaacctgtctagtcctcttagaattttacaggttgctatgaTTCTAAACACCAATCCTAACCAACTCAGTCCTCATACAACAGTattgccattccaggaatcaatctggtaaacttTCCCTGCACTCCATCTGCagcaagaacatcctttctcaaataagacCAGAACTGACTACAAATCCCAGGTGTGGCCTCAGCAATAGCCTTTCAGTCAGGCATCCTtattcctgtacttgaatccttttACGATAAAGGCCAACGTATAGATTACTTGTTTGCCTGCGAAACTTGTGCACTTATTTAAGTGACTGGTGCACTAGGACATCCAAGTCTTGTTAAATGTTCACCTCTGAATTTACAGCCATTCCCAGTTTTGTGACTAGAGTGGATAACTTcaaatttatccacattataatgCATCTGCAatacatttgcccattcactcagcctgtccaaatcagaCTGCAACATCTTTGCATCCACCTCATAACTCTTCCACTCAGCTTTGTCTCATCAGCAAAATTTGAGATATTACATATACTATATGTAATATAAATAGATGGGGTCCTAGTACAGAtctctgcagtaccccactagtcactgctcAATGTTTATAGGGTTTTTGTGACTTTAAACTTTAAACTTAGTTTGAATGACCAAATGGGTGAAGCAACCTGTGAACTGTAATGTATCAAAAACATTTGCCTTCTACAGCACCTTCACGGCCCAATCCCAATGCATTTCATGATCATCAAGGTAGTTCAAAAGTGTCGTTATTGTGGGACAGGAATTGTAAAATCATCACTGAAAATCAGCT includes:
- the derl1 gene encoding derlin-1, which produces MADSGLGEWYRSIPLVTRYWFTGSVIFPVLERLSIVSARTLVLWAEPFFNNFQIWRPITASLFYPMGFHYLIQLYFLYSYSSSLERGFFDGRTADYIFMLFFNWICTVIVGLTMGMLILFVPLVLTVVYVWAQLNKDQIVTFWFGMTFKACYLPWALLIFNFILRNSVMDELVGIFVGHMYYVLMFKYPQEYGGRTFLCTPQFLSRWFPPRRGGVSGFGVRPASRRPQAEEEGGRWGRGYFWGQGQRLGDN